The genomic segment CCACGGCCCGGACGACCGACGGCAAATCACCACCACCTCCGTCTACCCGTGGCGCGCGTTCGCCTCGCTGCTCATCACGGCGGCGGACGGCTCACGGTGGATCGGCACCGGGTGGTTCATCGGGCCGCACACGTTGATGACCGCAGGCCACGTCGTGTACATCAAGAACAGCGGCGTTCCTGGGCGCGACGGTTGGGTGAGGAGCATTCAGGTGATGCCAGGACGCAACGGGAACTCGCTTCCGTACGGCTCGGTCACGAGTACCAACTTCCGCACCGTCTCCGGCTGGACGAACGGGGGAGACGAGAATTACGACTACGGCGCCATCATCACGCCTACCGACCTGGGCAACACGGTCGGCTGGTTGGGCTTCGGCGCGTATTCCGATGCCGATCTGCGCGCCTCTGTGGGCAACGTCTCCGGCTACCCGGGGGACAAGGCCGCCGGAACGCAGTGGTACGACGCGCGCAAAATCGCCTCCGTGAACAGCCGAAAGGTGTACTACGATATCGACACGGCGGGTGGGCAGAGCGGCAGTGCCGTGTACCGAATCGTGAACGGTCAGCGTTACGCGTTCGCTATCCATGCTTACGGCGGCGCGACGACGAACTCTGGCACGCGAATCACCTCTCCAGTGTTCAACAACATGCGTACGTGGAAGGCGTGAGCGGCAACCTGTTCTCGGCACAGGG from the Deinococcus planocerae genome contains:
- a CDS encoding trypsin-like serine peptidase, with product MMQPPSPGEAGGALDEAGSDDLEAVEGYRPGEALTAASVHVPDLDNLRDIGEASFGVAPPLSETVHGPDDRRQITTTSVYPWRAFASLLITAADGSRWIGTGWFIGPHTLMTAGHVVYIKNSGVPGRDGWVRSIQVMPGRNGNSLPYGSVTSTNFRTVSGWTNGGDENYDYGAIITPTDLGNTVGWLGFGAYSDADLRASVGNVSGYPGDKAAGTQWYDARKIASVNSRKVYYDIDTAGGQSGSAVYRIVNGQRYAFAIHAYGGATTNSGTRITSPVFNNMRTWKA